The following are from one region of the Stigmatella ashevillena genome:
- a CDS encoding RDD family protein: MAAQRGTRSLRLVHEDETPTGSPYPKASLWLRVGARLVDVAVAWGLAAVCGAAGSVVALLFLLLADGMIQGQSVGKRIFGVKVMHLPTRSAARHRDSTLRNAPLALIVLLGMMPQPLGQVAAVAGLVAIGGLEAWRVLRDPLGWRLGDMWAQTQVVDGKVVAGATVAPRTPVAHERAPGRLLSAAKVRRGRALKKVRKGKPCASR; the protein is encoded by the coding sequence ATGGCGGCACAGCGGGGGACTCGCTCGCTGCGCCTGGTGCACGAGGATGAAACCCCCACGGGCTCGCCCTATCCCAAGGCGTCGCTCTGGCTGCGCGTGGGCGCTCGGCTGGTGGACGTGGCCGTGGCTTGGGGGCTGGCGGCCGTGTGCGGCGCCGCGGGCTCCGTCGTCGCGCTGCTCTTCCTGCTGCTGGCGGATGGGATGATCCAGGGCCAGAGCGTGGGCAAGCGCATCTTCGGGGTGAAGGTGATGCACCTGCCCACCCGCTCGGCGGCCCGTCACCGGGACAGCACCCTGCGCAACGCCCCGCTGGCGCTCATCGTGCTGCTGGGAATGATGCCCCAGCCCCTGGGCCAGGTGGCGGCGGTCGCGGGACTGGTGGCCATCGGAGGGTTGGAGGCCTGGCGGGTCCTGAGAGATCCGCTCGGTTGGAGGCTGGGCGACATGTGGGCTCAGACGCAGGTGGTGGACGGGAAAGTTGTGGCGGGGGCGACTGTTGCTCCCCGCACACCGGTGGCGCATGAGCGCGCTCCGGGACGATTGCTGTCCGCGGCCAAGGTGCGCCGCGGCCGTGCCCTCAAAAAAGTGAGAAAGGGAAAGCCGTGCGCATCGCGTTGA
- the hemB gene encoding porphobilinogen synthase, translated as MAFPIHRPRRLRRSAVLRDMVRETALAPSDFIYPLFVVEGRDVRRPITSMPGIFNLSLEHAVAEAKQAKALGVPSVILFGIPDHKDARGTQGYARDGIVQRAIRAVKEAVPDMQVIADVCLCEYTDHGHCGVIEGGHVANDATLPLLAQMAVTCAQAGADIIAPSDMMDGRVLALRKALDEGGQAEVPILSYAVKYASGFYGPFREAAQSTPQFGDRRGYQMDPGNAREALHELAQDLAEGADMVMVKPALSYLDIIHRVKERCDVPVAAYNVSGEYAMLKAAAQNGWVDGERVMMEVLTSIKRAGADLIVTYHALEAAKLL; from the coding sequence ATGGCTTTTCCCATCCACCGCCCCCGCCGCCTGCGCCGCTCCGCTGTCCTCCGGGACATGGTGCGTGAGACGGCGCTCGCCCCCTCTGATTTCATCTACCCGCTGTTCGTCGTGGAGGGCCGGGACGTGCGGCGCCCCATCACCTCCATGCCCGGCATCTTCAACCTCTCGTTGGAGCACGCCGTCGCGGAGGCCAAGCAGGCCAAGGCCCTGGGGGTTCCCTCCGTGATTCTCTTTGGCATCCCAGACCACAAGGATGCCCGCGGCACGCAGGGCTATGCCCGGGATGGCATCGTCCAGCGCGCCATCCGCGCCGTGAAGGAGGCTGTCCCCGACATGCAGGTCATCGCGGACGTGTGCCTCTGCGAGTACACGGACCACGGCCACTGCGGCGTGATCGAAGGGGGCCACGTGGCCAATGACGCCACGCTCCCGCTGCTGGCGCAGATGGCCGTCACCTGTGCCCAGGCGGGAGCGGACATCATCGCCCCCTCGGACATGATGGATGGGCGCGTGCTGGCCTTGCGCAAAGCGCTGGACGAGGGTGGGCAGGCGGAGGTCCCCATCCTCTCCTATGCGGTCAAATACGCCTCTGGCTTCTACGGCCCCTTCCGGGAGGCAGCCCAGAGCACCCCCCAATTCGGGGATCGCCGGGGCTACCAGATGGACCCGGGCAATGCGCGCGAGGCCCTGCACGAACTGGCGCAGGATCTCGCCGAGGGCGCCGACATGGTCATGGTCAAGCCCGCGCTGTCCTACCTGGACATCATCCACCGGGTGAAGGAGCGCTGCGACGTGCCCGTGGCCGCCTACAACGTGTCCGGCGAGTACGCGATGCTCAAGGCCGCCGCCCAGAACGGGTGGGTGGATGGCGAGCGGGTCATGATGGAGGTGCTCACGTCCATCAAGCGCGCTGGGGCGGACCTCATCGTTACCTACCATGCCCTGGAGGCCGCCAAGCTCTTGTAG
- a CDS encoding response regulator translates to MRGTVLLLEDDADVREAVAGVLEDAGFHVATAANGQEGLEVLAQNTSPCVIVLDLWMPILSGREFLAQLRQEPQKSSLPVVLMTASDSAPPPGIAACLRKPFGVSQLVKVVEKHCLKVNRAA, encoded by the coding sequence ATGCGCGGAACAGTGTTGCTGTTGGAAGATGATGCGGACGTCCGGGAAGCGGTGGCGGGAGTTCTCGAAGATGCGGGGTTCCACGTGGCCACGGCCGCCAATGGACAAGAGGGCCTCGAGGTCCTCGCTCAAAACACTTCGCCCTGCGTCATCGTCCTGGACCTGTGGATGCCCATCCTGTCCGGACGTGAGTTTCTCGCGCAGCTCCGACAGGAGCCCCAGAAGTCCTCGCTGCCCGTTGTTCTGATGACGGCCAGCGACAGTGCGCCGCCTCCAGGGATCGCCGCCTGCCTGCGCAAGCCTTTCGGGGTTTCCCAGCTCGTCAAGGTAGTCGAGAAGCACTGCCTCAAGGTGAATCGGGCGGCCTAG
- a CDS encoding response regulator, whose amino-acid sequence MSTPGASTEAESLSVKALSRRGPLLVVEDDPGIREALTGLLEEAGFHVAAVANGREGLQVMARLGLPCLVLVDLWMPLMSGGEFISHLREHPSRRNLPVVAMTASESPAPSDVEACLRKPFASSALLDLVKVHCTRQ is encoded by the coding sequence ATGAGCACTCCGGGCGCATCCACCGAAGCCGAATCGTTGAGCGTGAAGGCCCTGTCGCGGCGAGGACCCCTGCTGGTCGTCGAAGATGATCCCGGCATCCGGGAGGCCCTCACCGGACTGCTGGAGGAAGCGGGGTTCCATGTCGCGGCGGTCGCCAACGGAAGGGAAGGCCTTCAGGTCATGGCCCGCCTGGGACTGCCCTGCCTCGTCCTGGTGGATCTGTGGATGCCGCTGATGTCAGGCGGTGAGTTCATCTCCCATTTGAGGGAGCACCCCAGCCGACGCAATCTGCCGGTGGTGGCCATGACGGCCAGCGAGAGCCCGGCGCCCTCGGACGTGGAGGCCTGCTTGCGCAAACCCTTCGCGTCTTCAGCCCTGCTCGATCTCGTGAAAGTGCACTGTACGCGCCAATAG
- a CDS encoding ABC transporter ATP-binding protein — MPAIEVIGLQKIYRRAFGRRGQEALRGVDLTVPEGCAFGLIGPNGAGKTTFIKSILGIVQPTAGTVRVLGGSPEDPRIRARIGYLPERLHLPGAWTALAFLRTVAQLKGLPPDPAQNKRLLERVGLAEAEGRRIGGYSKGMRQRLGLAAALLGAPSLLVLDEPTDGIDPLGRVEVRGILQEEVRRGTTLFLNSHLLAETERVCARVAILAQGRVLREGRLEELTRHRPQWIARFSPGHDEAALEAAGFRRGGTAGLYHLEAEDPAVLNAALDKARGAGALLVELKRDGQDLESVLASTLGEAA, encoded by the coding sequence GTGCCAGCCATCGAAGTCATCGGTCTTCAAAAGATCTACCGGCGTGCCTTCGGGCGCCGCGGCCAAGAAGCCCTCCGGGGGGTGGATCTCACGGTACCCGAGGGGTGTGCCTTCGGGCTGATCGGCCCCAACGGCGCGGGAAAGACGACGTTCATCAAATCCATCCTCGGCATCGTCCAGCCCACGGCGGGCACGGTGCGGGTGCTGGGAGGCTCGCCCGAGGACCCGCGCATCCGCGCGCGAATCGGCTACCTGCCCGAGCGCCTGCACCTGCCGGGGGCGTGGACCGCGCTCGCGTTTCTCCGCACGGTGGCGCAACTCAAAGGCCTCCCGCCCGACCCGGCCCAGAACAAACGGTTGCTCGAACGCGTGGGGTTGGCGGAGGCAGAGGGGCGGCGCATCGGAGGTTATTCCAAGGGCATGCGGCAGCGGCTTGGGCTGGCGGCGGCGCTGCTGGGCGCCCCTTCCTTGCTGGTGCTGGACGAGCCCACGGATGGGATTGATCCCCTGGGCCGGGTCGAGGTGCGCGGGATTCTTCAGGAGGAGGTGCGGCGGGGCACCACGCTGTTCCTCAACTCGCACCTGCTGGCGGAGACGGAGCGGGTCTGTGCTCGGGTGGCCATCCTCGCCCAGGGACGCGTGCTGCGCGAAGGACGGCTCGAGGAGCTGACGCGGCACCGGCCCCAGTGGATCGCGCGTTTCTCTCCAGGCCACGACGAGGCCGCCTTGGAGGCCGCGGGATTCCGCCGCGGCGGCACGGCGGGGCTCTACCACCTGGAAGCGGAGGATCCGGCGGTGCTGAACGCGGCGTTGGACAAGGCCCGAGGCGCAGGCGCGCTGCTGGTGGAGCTCAAGCGCGACGGACAGGATCTGGAGTCCGTGCTGGCCTCCACCCTGGGGGAGGCCGCGTGA
- a CDS encoding YkgJ family cysteine cluster protein yields the protein MSPPGEGSAAVSTLCQHCGLCCDGNLFDHVPLRDAEVDTMRRLSLTVVTRKDGSAALAQHCDALKGRVCTAYAERPEGCRRYHCALFSALAEGEVSLNEALSVVGEAHARIQAVEAVLPTPRADAPRAVLQRARQEDLPTQARDTWTRAEDWLDRHFRGRQRHR from the coding sequence GTGAGTCCGCCGGGCGAGGGCTCGGCCGCGGTGTCCACCCTCTGCCAGCACTGTGGGCTGTGTTGCGACGGGAACCTCTTCGATCACGTCCCGCTGCGGGATGCGGAAGTGGACACGATGCGCCGGCTGTCGCTGACCGTGGTGACGCGCAAGGATGGCTCTGCTGCGCTGGCCCAGCACTGTGATGCACTGAAGGGGCGCGTCTGCACGGCCTATGCGGAACGTCCCGAGGGCTGCCGCCGCTACCACTGCGCCCTGTTCAGCGCCCTCGCCGAGGGAGAGGTGTCCCTGAACGAAGCCCTCTCGGTGGTGGGCGAGGCGCACGCGCGCATCCAGGCAGTGGAGGCGGTGCTCCCCACGCCGCGAGCGGATGCGCCCCGGGCCGTGCTGCAACGGGCGCGGCAAGAAGACCTTCCCACTCAGGCCCGTGACACCTGGACGCGGGCCGAGGACTGGCTCGACCGGCACTTCCGGGGAAGACAGCGGCACCGCTGA
- a CDS encoding YeiH family protein has protein sequence MPLGAALSLLPFMSTGIALVAGAGVALTVGNPSREHTQRAVPLLLSLAVVGLGAGMDLRGVARVGAQGILITLVSISACLLLGTLFAWALGVPRSVGLLISIGTAICGGSAIAAVVPVLRPKDQEVSVALGTVFLLNAVALFVFPAMGHSLGLNAGQFGRWCALAIHDTSSVVGAALQYGPEAMEVATTVKLARALWIAPLALALEAWQRRTRGAETPGTARKPWFILGFVLASALVTWVPTLQPAGHTVAAVSKQLLVLTLFLLGANLSRSTLKSVGMRPLAMGVILWGCMAGLSLGALPE, from the coding sequence ATGCCCCTCGGAGCGGCGCTCAGCCTCCTGCCCTTCATGTCCACGGGCATCGCCCTGGTGGCGGGAGCAGGCGTGGCCCTCACCGTGGGCAACCCCTCTCGGGAGCACACCCAACGCGCCGTGCCCCTGCTGCTGTCACTCGCGGTGGTGGGATTGGGGGCCGGGATGGACTTGCGCGGGGTGGCCCGCGTGGGAGCCCAGGGCATCCTCATCACCCTGGTGAGCATCTCCGCATGCCTGCTGCTGGGAACGCTGTTCGCGTGGGCACTCGGGGTGCCCCGGAGCGTGGGCCTGCTCATCAGCATCGGCACGGCCATCTGCGGGGGCAGCGCGATTGCCGCCGTCGTCCCGGTGCTTCGCCCGAAGGATCAGGAAGTCTCCGTCGCCCTGGGAACGGTGTTCCTGCTCAACGCGGTGGCGCTCTTCGTCTTTCCCGCCATGGGGCACTCGCTGGGGCTGAACGCGGGCCAGTTCGGACGCTGGTGCGCCCTGGCCATCCATGACACCAGCTCCGTGGTGGGCGCGGCCCTGCAATACGGCCCCGAGGCGATGGAGGTGGCCACGACGGTGAAACTGGCACGTGCCTTGTGGATCGCTCCCCTGGCGCTGGCACTCGAAGCCTGGCAGCGCAGGACCCGGGGAGCCGAGACTCCAGGCACGGCGCGCAAGCCCTGGTTCATTCTTGGCTTTGTCCTGGCGTCGGCCCTCGTGACCTGGGTTCCCACACTCCAGCCTGCGGGCCACACGGTGGCCGCCGTCTCCAAGCAATTGCTGGTCCTGACGCTGTTTCTCCTGGGGGCCAATCTCTCCAGGAGCACACTGAAATCCGTGGGCATGCGTCCCCTGGCCATGGGCGTGATTCTCTGGGGGTGCATGGCCGGACTGAGCCTGGGAGCCCTCCCAGAGTAG
- a CDS encoding LysR family transcriptional regulator, with product MSPRLDPRRLETFRVVALTGQISAASRLLHLSQPAVTAQVRQLERDCGRPLLVRTARGVQVNEAGRALLEYAQRLHQLLEQAAQAVAGEEALEGELVLAASTTVASYVVPELLASFLQSHRGLQVRLEVGNTAQVLGWVAEGNVPLGLVEGHARAARIRLERYLEDELVPVVSSRAPGDLLRIRTVEALQGAPLIWREPGSGTRAVLERALRKAGVRRGLQSGDLQLGSTEAIKGAVALGLGVGFLSRWSIQEELASGRLQRLAVSGLRVERAFSWVLPVDAPSGLAGHFLRHARAVPPRR from the coding sequence TTGTCTCCCCGTCTCGATCCACGCCGTCTCGAAACCTTTCGGGTGGTGGCCCTCACGGGGCAGATCTCCGCGGCCTCGCGGCTGCTGCATCTGTCCCAGCCCGCCGTCACCGCTCAGGTGCGCCAGCTCGAGCGGGATTGTGGGCGGCCCTTGTTGGTCCGCACCGCCCGAGGCGTTCAGGTCAACGAAGCAGGCCGGGCCCTGCTCGAGTACGCGCAGCGCCTCCACCAACTCCTGGAGCAGGCGGCGCAGGCGGTCGCGGGGGAAGAGGCGCTGGAAGGGGAACTGGTGCTGGCGGCGAGTACCACCGTCGCCAGCTATGTCGTGCCCGAGCTTCTGGCGTCCTTTCTCCAGAGCCACCGGGGCCTCCAGGTGAGGTTGGAGGTCGGCAACACCGCTCAGGTGCTTGGCTGGGTGGCGGAAGGAAACGTGCCGCTGGGGCTGGTCGAAGGGCACGCCCGTGCAGCCCGTATCCGGCTCGAGCGCTACTTGGAGGATGAGCTCGTGCCCGTGGTGTCCTCGCGCGCTCCTGGAGACCTGCTCCGGATACGGACCGTGGAGGCGCTCCAAGGGGCTCCCCTGATCTGGCGAGAGCCTGGCTCGGGCACCCGCGCCGTGCTGGAGCGTGCCCTGCGGAAGGCGGGGGTCCGCCGTGGGCTTCAGTCCGGAGACCTCCAACTGGGGAGCACCGAGGCCATCAAAGGCGCAGTGGCGTTGGGCCTCGGGGTGGGGTTCCTGTCGCGGTGGAGCATTCAGGAGGAGCTGGCGTCGGGACGGCTCCAACGCCTGGCCGTCTCGGGCCTGCGGGTGGAGCGTGCATTCTCGTGGGTGTTGCCGGTGGATGCCCCCTCGGGGCTGGCAGGCCATTTCCTGCGGCATGCCCGCGCCGTGCCCCCTCGGCGTTAG
- a CDS encoding golvesin C-terminal-like domain-containing protein — protein sequence MSTLRNALAAATAALSLAACGPEQSPETSEPVQMPSGAFADAAGDAVRRGAVGALDPLFEQAAREFNVPADLLKAISYTETRWQMVRGEQEFDGMPAAHGVMALRGAALERGAALAGVSAEAVRDDALANIRAGAALLSAHADELKVERADVGAWAPAVARLSGITDTGAQAEYIHQEVYSTLRNGVFAESADGQVTASIMPSPVEVKFALPMARALAAGPDYAAAIWRPSPNYNARPAGTKVSMIVIHTCEGAYSGCWGWLVNSASGVSAHYVVNESGSEVSQLVRESDRGWHVGATYDCSLNGGVECGVSGTSSNNFTVGIEHGGFASQSSFPAGQIEASAKLSCDISKGQGITRDSYHIVAHGRLQPYNRTDPGPNWPWSSYLSKVNSYCGGTTPSPSGLIIDSNNSNNDSAKGYIEVSANWVSSTNVGGYYGTGYFVAPTEAISDPATFWFYLPAAATKTIDAWWTSATDRSTSAPFIVSNAAGTQLATVKVNQQANGGKWNTLGSWSFSAGWNKVQVSRWTGTGYQVVADAIQVR from the coding sequence GAGGTGCGGTGGGCGCTTTGGATCCACTCTTCGAGCAGGCCGCCCGCGAGTTCAACGTCCCGGCGGATCTGCTCAAGGCCATCTCCTACACCGAGACGCGCTGGCAGATGGTGCGCGGTGAGCAGGAGTTCGACGGCATGCCCGCCGCCCACGGAGTGATGGCGCTGCGGGGAGCGGCGCTGGAGCGCGGTGCGGCCCTGGCGGGCGTCTCCGCCGAGGCGGTCCGGGACGATGCGCTGGCCAACATCCGCGCGGGCGCGGCGCTGCTGTCGGCGCATGCGGACGAGCTGAAGGTGGAGCGCGCGGACGTGGGCGCCTGGGCCCCTGCGGTGGCGCGCCTCAGTGGCATCACCGACACCGGTGCACAGGCCGAGTACATTCACCAGGAGGTCTACTCCACGCTGCGCAACGGCGTGTTCGCCGAGAGCGCCGATGGGCAGGTGACCGCGTCCATCATGCCGTCTCCGGTGGAGGTGAAGTTCGCGCTGCCCATGGCCCGTGCGCTGGCGGCTGGTCCGGACTACGCAGCGGCCATCTGGCGTCCCTCGCCCAACTACAACGCGCGGCCCGCGGGCACGAAAGTCTCGATGATCGTCATCCACACCTGCGAGGGCGCCTACTCGGGGTGCTGGGGCTGGTTGGTGAACTCGGCGTCGGGCGTCTCGGCCCACTACGTGGTGAACGAGAGCGGCAGCGAGGTGTCCCAGTTGGTCCGCGAGTCGGATCGCGGCTGGCACGTGGGAGCCACCTATGACTGCTCCCTCAACGGAGGCGTGGAGTGTGGGGTCAGCGGCACGTCCTCGAACAACTTCACGGTGGGCATCGAGCACGGCGGCTTCGCCAGCCAGTCGAGCTTCCCCGCGGGGCAGATCGAGGCCTCGGCGAAGCTCTCGTGCGACATCTCGAAGGGGCAGGGGATTACGCGTGACAGCTACCACATCGTGGCGCACGGCCGACTCCAGCCGTACAACCGCACGGACCCGGGTCCCAACTGGCCGTGGTCGAGCTACCTCAGCAAGGTCAATTCCTATTGTGGTGGCACCACCCCCAGTCCCAGTGGCCTGATCATCGACAGCAACAACTCGAACAACGACAGCGCGAAGGGCTACATCGAGGTCTCCGCGAACTGGGTCTCCTCCACGAACGTGGGGGGCTACTACGGCACGGGCTACTTCGTGGCGCCCACGGAGGCCATTTCGGACCCGGCGACCTTCTGGTTCTACCTGCCCGCGGCGGCGACGAAGACGATCGACGCATGGTGGACATCTGCCACGGATCGCTCCACGTCCGCGCCGTTCATCGTCTCGAATGCGGCGGGTACCCAGCTGGCCACGGTGAAGGTGAACCAGCAGGCGAACGGCGGCAAGTGGAACACCCTGGGCTCCTGGAGCTTCTCGGCCGGGTGGAACAAGGTGCAGGTCAGCCGCTGGACGGGGACGGGCTATCAGGTGGTCGCTGACGCGATTCAGGTCCGCTAA